Proteins co-encoded in one Mycobacterium mantenii genomic window:
- the nadC gene encoding carboxylating nicotinate-nucleotide diphosphorylase, which yields MSTMSDCELTAARETIRRGLVEDLRYGPDITTLATVPAEAVATAALVPRQPGVIAGIDIALLVLDEVLGARGYEVVDRVEDGAHVEPGESVLTLRAETRGLLTAERTMLNLICHLSGIATTTAHWVAAVHGTKAQVRDTRKTLPGLRVLQKYAVRVGGGVNHRLGLGDAALIKDNHVVAAGSVVDALRAVRDAAPDLPCEVEVDSLEQLDEVLPEKPELILLDNFPVWQTQMAVQRRDARAPGVLLESSGGLSLENAAAYAGTGVDYLAVGALTHSVRVLDIGLDM from the coding sequence ATGAGCACGATGTCCGACTGTGAACTGACCGCCGCGCGGGAAACCATTCGGCGCGGCCTGGTCGAGGACCTGCGCTACGGGCCCGACATCACCACCCTGGCGACGGTGCCCGCCGAGGCGGTGGCGACCGCCGCGCTGGTGCCCCGCCAGCCCGGCGTGATCGCCGGCATCGACATCGCGTTGCTGGTGCTCGACGAGGTGCTCGGCGCCCGCGGCTACGAGGTGGTCGACCGCGTCGAGGATGGGGCCCACGTGGAGCCGGGCGAGTCGGTACTGACCCTGCGGGCCGAGACGCGCGGCCTGCTGACCGCCGAGCGGACCATGCTGAACCTGATCTGCCATCTGTCGGGGATCGCCACCACGACCGCGCACTGGGTGGCCGCCGTGCACGGCACCAAGGCCCAGGTGCGCGACACCCGCAAAACCCTGCCCGGCCTGCGCGTGCTGCAGAAATACGCGGTGCGGGTCGGTGGCGGCGTCAACCACCGCCTCGGGCTCGGCGACGCGGCCCTGATCAAGGACAACCACGTGGTGGCCGCGGGATCGGTCGTCGACGCGCTGCGGGCGGTGCGCGACGCGGCGCCGGACCTGCCGTGCGAGGTGGAAGTGGATTCACTCGAGCAGCTGGATGAGGTGCTGCCCGAGAAGCCCGAACTGATCCTGCTGGACAACTTCCCGGTGTGGCAGACGCAGATGGCCGTGCAGCGCCGCGACGCGCGGGCACCCGGCGTGCTGCTGGAGTCCTCGGGCGGGCTCAGCCTGGAGAACGCGGCCGCCTACGCCGGGACCGGGGTGGACTATCTGGCCGTCGGCGCGCTGACCCATTCGGTCCGGGTGCTCGACATCGGCCTCGATATGTAG
- the hisD gene encoding histidinol dehydrogenase has product MDTVSAARPSPMARIDLRGTELTAARLRAALPRGGADVETVLPKVRPIVQAVAERGAEAACEFGATFDGVRPPAVRVPQAALERALAELDAGVADALRVMIERTRAVHADQRRADVTTTLGPGATVTERWVPVERVGLYVPGGNAVYPSSVVMNVVPAQAAGVASLVVASPPQVQFDGLPHPTILAAARLLGVDEVWAVGGAQAVALLAYGGSDLDGAELAPVDMITGPGNIYVTAAKRLCRSRVGIDAEAGPTEIAILADHTADPAHVAADLISQAEHDEMAGSVLVTPSADLAAATDAELAAQLQTTVHRERVTAALGGRQSAIILVDDLDAGVKVVNAYAAEHLEIQTVDAAAVAGRIRSAGAIFVGPYAPVSLGDYCAGSNHVLPTAGSARHSSGLSVQTFLRGIHVVDYTEAALKDVSGHVIALAEAEDLPSHGEAVRRRFER; this is encoded by the coding sequence ATGGACACCGTGAGCGCCGCCCGACCGTCACCGATGGCCCGTATCGATCTGCGGGGCACCGAGCTGACGGCTGCCCGATTGCGGGCCGCGTTGCCCCGCGGCGGCGCCGACGTGGAGACGGTGCTGCCCAAGGTGCGGCCGATCGTGCAGGCCGTCGCCGAGCGCGGCGCCGAAGCCGCGTGCGAGTTCGGCGCCACCTTCGACGGGGTCCGGCCGCCGGCCGTCCGGGTGCCCCAGGCCGCGCTGGAGAGGGCCCTGGCCGAACTGGACGCGGGCGTGGCCGACGCGCTGCGGGTGATGATCGAACGCACCCGCGCGGTGCACGCCGACCAGCGTCGCGCCGACGTCACGACCACCCTGGGCCCGGGCGCGACGGTCACCGAGCGATGGGTCCCGGTCGAGCGGGTGGGCCTCTACGTGCCGGGCGGCAACGCCGTCTACCCGTCCAGCGTGGTGATGAACGTGGTGCCGGCCCAGGCCGCCGGCGTCGCCTCGCTGGTGGTGGCCAGCCCACCGCAGGTCCAATTCGACGGCCTGCCGCACCCGACGATCCTGGCCGCGGCCCGGCTGCTGGGGGTCGACGAGGTGTGGGCCGTGGGCGGCGCGCAGGCGGTGGCACTGCTGGCCTACGGCGGCAGCGACCTCGACGGCGCCGAGCTGGCACCCGTCGACATGATCACCGGGCCCGGCAACATCTACGTCACCGCCGCCAAGCGGCTGTGCCGGTCGCGGGTCGGGATCGACGCCGAAGCCGGGCCGACGGAGATCGCCATCCTGGCCGACCACACCGCCGACCCGGCGCACGTGGCCGCCGACCTGATCAGCCAGGCCGAGCACGACGAGATGGCGGGCAGCGTGCTGGTCACCCCCAGCGCGGACCTGGCCGCCGCCACCGACGCGGAGCTGGCCGCCCAGCTGCAGACGACGGTGCACCGCGAGCGGGTGACGGCCGCGCTCGGTGGACGCCAGTCGGCGATCATCCTGGTCGACGACCTGGACGCCGGCGTGAAGGTCGTCAACGCCTACGCGGCCGAGCATCTGGAGATCCAGACCGTCGATGCGGCCGCCGTGGCGGGCCGAATCCGTTCGGCCGGGGCCATTTTCGTCGGCCCGTATGCACCGGTCAGCCTCGGCGACTACTGCGCCGGATCAAACCACGTGCTGCCGACCGCGGGCAGCGCCCGGCATTCCAGCGGCCTGTCCGTGCAGACCTTCCTGCGCGGCATCCACGTCGTCGACTACACCGAGGCGGCCCTGAAAGACGTGTCCGGACACGTGATCGCGCTGGCCGAGGCCGAAGACCTGCCGTCACACGGCGAAGCGGTGCGGCGGAGGTTCGAGCGATGA
- a CDS encoding nitroreductase family deazaflavin-dependent oxidoreductase — translation MSTKDHPNNAPGIPMVYPTWFENIQVKYLNPALKPIARYLPGTGTIEHRGRTSGKRYNTIVATYRKDNTLAIALGHGKTDWVKNVLAAGEADLRFARHRVHITNPRILPAGSDGAGLPRLARLQLRRMAVLVADIA, via the coding sequence ATGTCCACCAAGGATCACCCGAATAACGCCCCGGGCATTCCGATGGTGTATCCGACCTGGTTCGAGAACATTCAGGTCAAATACCTCAACCCGGCGCTGAAACCGATCGCGCGCTACCTGCCCGGGACCGGGACCATCGAGCATCGCGGTCGCACGTCGGGCAAGCGATACAACACCATCGTGGCCACGTACCGCAAAGACAACACGCTGGCGATCGCGCTCGGACATGGGAAGACCGATTGGGTGAAGAACGTGCTGGCCGCCGGGGAGGCGGACCTGCGTTTTGCCCGCCATCGGGTGCACATCACCAATCCCCGGATTTTGCCGGCCGGATCGGACGGCGCGGGGCTGCCCAGGCTGGCGCGGCTGCAGCTGCGCCGCATGGCGGTGTTGGTCGCCGACATCGCCTGA